From one Streptomyces sp. SCSIO 30461 genomic stretch:
- a CDS encoding GntR family transcriptional regulator produces MSERRTGTPLYLKVAADLRAAITAGEYGSGAKLPAEDALVRRYGVSRGTVRQALAALRTDGLITSRRGARRVVLPTGGPLLHSFGELRSFTRWARSLGEEPGGRVVTLDRVPAAPEEAEQLILPQGAFVFRVRRLRTLSGTPVMVERTTYPERIGELVADMPSDTVSHSEELEFHGVLFADARHTIDLVPADDDDAELLGCRQGESLLRERRHSTDPSGSPVEWSQDRYLPGTVAFTMQSSTSASALGRKLGG; encoded by the coding sequence GTGAGCGAACGACGGACCGGGACGCCGCTGTATCTGAAGGTCGCCGCCGACCTGCGCGCCGCCATCACGGCGGGCGAGTACGGCTCCGGAGCGAAGTTGCCCGCGGAGGACGCGCTTGTCCGCCGGTACGGCGTTTCCAGGGGTACGGTCCGCCAGGCGCTCGCCGCCCTGCGCACCGACGGCCTGATCACCTCAAGGCGCGGCGCGCGCCGGGTCGTGCTGCCGACCGGCGGCCCGCTGCTGCACAGTTTCGGCGAGCTGCGCTCGTTCACCCGCTGGGCGCGCTCGCTGGGAGAGGAGCCGGGCGGCCGTGTGGTGACGCTGGACCGGGTTCCGGCGGCCCCGGAGGAGGCGGAGCAACTCATCCTGCCACAGGGTGCGTTCGTCTTCCGGGTGCGCCGACTGCGTACTCTCTCGGGCACTCCGGTGATGGTGGAGCGGACGACGTATCCGGAGCGCATCGGGGAACTGGTTGCCGACATGCCGTCGGACACTGTGTCGCACTCGGAGGAACTGGAGTTCCACGGCGTCCTGTTCGCGGACGCCAGGCACACGATCGACCTGGTGCCCGCGGACGATGACGACGCGGAGCTGCTGGGCTGCCGCCAGGGCGAGTCCCTGCTGCGGGAGCGGCGGCATTCGACGGATCCGTCCGGCTCGCCCGTGGAGTGGTCCCAGGACCGCTATCTGCCGGGGACGGTGGCGTTCACGATGCAGAGCTCGACATCGGCGAGCGCGCTGGGACGCAAGCTCGGCGGTTGA